From Bradyrhizobium sp. sBnM-33:
CACTTGCCGCGGCTATCCAGCCGATCGAGCAGCCAGTCGACGGCCATATGGCCCCCGGCCTGCGCCGCAAGAGCTATGCCGGCAACAATGAACCACGGGAACAGACGTTCAGGCAATTCCTGCGCTGCGCTGAACCCACCGGACACCAGGGCATAGCGTGCGACGACGTTTGCCGTCATCACCATGGTGAGGGCTATTCCGGTGACCAGCACCACGAAACGGCAGATCATCGTGATGTTGCGATCGACGAAGTCTGCAGTTGCGAGTGCGGCCCGTCTGATCCGCGCTGCATCGTTGACGCCGACCGTGTTCCCGGCGCTCATCGTTCACGCTTTCGCGGCTTCGGCAACGCGGCCGACGAACTCACCGAATGGTTTGGCTTTCCAGGCGTTGAGCACACCAGCCGTCGCGTTCTGAAACGCGGCAAGGTCCGGTTTGTTTACGGTCACGCCGGAATTTGCCTTGTAATCGGCGAGGAGCTTGGCATCAGCCTCCTGCATCAGCCGGCGCTGCAGTGCTCCAGCCTCCTTGGCCGCGGCTTTGATGATGTCGAGCTCTGCCGGCTTCACCTTCCGCAAGGCTATTTGAGACATCAGAAATGGCGTGGATTCCCACTTGTGGCCGGTGAGGCTGATGAACTTGTTCACCTCATGCAGCTTCGCGCTGTGGATGTTGGCAAGAGGATTCTCCTGCCCGTCGACCACGCCCTGCTGCAACGCGATGTAGAGCTCACCAAATGCGATCTGCTGCGTTGTGGCGCCCAACGCCTGAAAGATATCGACCGTCATCGGGTCGGCCGGCGTACGTATCTTCAATCCGGCAAGATCGGACGGCGCTGCAATCGGACGCTTCGAGTTGGTGGTGTGGCGCACGCCATTGTCCCACCAGTCGAGTGGGACAATACCGACGGTGGAAAACTTCTTCGCAAGCTCCTCGCCAACCGGGCCATTCAGCATCTTTATCGCGGCGCTGGTATCGGCGAAAAG
This genomic window contains:
- a CDS encoding TRAP transporter small permease — protein: MSAGNTVGVNDAARIRRAALATADFVDRNITMICRFVVLVTGIALTMVMTANVVARYALVSGGFSAAQELPERLFPWFIVAGIALAAQAGGHMAVDWLLDRLDSRGKCGLLLFGNAIIVGSYAVLCYQALAVAEIAKIETSPVLGLSGSHGYLAIALGCTMLALAHVCASVRIALLGPQARFAIQYKDLS
- a CDS encoding TRAP transporter substrate-binding protein, with the protein product MRVLATRRAFLKSAAFIAAAPALLASSRDARAAVALTLGHGAAPGNPRTVAADAFAKMVTERTNGSVSIRIAGSEQLGSDVSMLTSLRTGALDLTANSQGAASGLVPELSALGLPFLFADTSAAIKMLNGPVGEELAKKFSTVGIVPLDWWDNGVRHTTNSKRPIAAPSDLAGLKIRTPADPMTVDIFQALGATTQQIAFGELYIALQQGVVDGQENPLANIHSAKLHEVNKFISLTGHKWESTPFLMSQIALRKVKPAELDIIKAAAKEAGALQRRLMQEADAKLLADYKANSGVTVNKPDLAAFQNATAGVLNAWKAKPFGEFVGRVAEAAKA